One window of Thermacetogenium phaeum DSM 12270 genomic DNA carries:
- the speD gene encoding adenosylmethionine decarboxylase has translation MTNVNSLGRHILAEFYGCAWETLNSTEKVKQFMVDAALAAGAEIRESVFHKFSPQGVSGVVVISESHLAIHTWPELGYAAVDVFTCGEKVDPWDACRYLAEKFQAEHITATEMRRGILEAGQKAVVNQ, from the coding sequence ATGACAAATGTCAACTCTTTGGGGCGTCACATTTTAGCTGAATTTTATGGTTGCGCTTGGGAGACCCTGAACAGTACAGAAAAAGTCAAGCAGTTTATGGTCGATGCAGCACTGGCAGCAGGAGCCGAGATCAGGGAAAGCGTCTTCCATAAATTCAGCCCTCAAGGGGTCAGTGGCGTTGTTGTTATTTCTGAGTCCCATCTGGCGATCCATACCTGGCCTGAGTTAGGGTATGCAGCAGTAGATGTCTTCACCTGTGGAGAAAAAGTGGATCCCTGGGATGCCTGCAGGTACCTTGCCGAAAAATTCCAGGCAGAGCACATTACAGCTACGGAGATGAGAAGAGGGATTCTCGAAGCAGGCCAGAAGGCGGTTGTCAATCAGTAG